One Ananas comosus cultivar F153 linkage group 23, ASM154086v1, whole genome shotgun sequence genomic window carries:
- the LOC109727916 gene encoding adenylate isopentenyltransferase 5, chloroplastic-like isoform X2 translates to MCGPSFPMSRKNKAVVVVMGATGTGKSRLAVDLALRFGGEVVNSDKMQVYDGLDVVTNKVTDAERRGVPHHLIGGVPPDADYAAAEFCRDAAAVAEAIARCGRLPIVAGGSNSYIEKLIDGGGTDAASPGLASRFDCCFLWVDVAPPLLHEFVAERVDQMVERGMIAEVRALFDTNPKADYTKGVRRAIGVPEMDGYLRSERSTSDEKERSRLLAAAIDEIKANTCKLTCCQLEKIRRLCSRWDVRRVDATEAFRRRGRDADAAWEAAVVDPSARIVKRFLYGGGESGDDVGDDEFDVNVANVANAGNRTIVFTAATVAAAAAEKGFGGGGGGGAKITTSTLAAVGATV, encoded by the exons ATGTGCGGACCGTCGTTTCCGATGAGCCGGAAAAATaaggcggtggtggtggtgatggggGCGACGGGGACGGGGAAGTCGCGGCTGGCGGTGGACCTGGCGCTGCGGTTCGGCGGCGAGGTCGTGAACTCCGACAAGATGCAGGTGTACGATGGCCTCGACGTTGTCACCAACAAGGTCACTGATGCCGAGCGGCGCGGCGTGCCGCACCACCTCATCGGCGGTGTGCCGCCCGATGCCGACTATGCGGCCGCTGAGTTCTGCCGTGACGCGGCCGCCGTGGCCGAAGCGATCGCGCGGTGTGGGCGGCTCCCGATCGTCGCGGGTGGCTCGAATTCCTACATCGAGAAGCTGATCGACGGCGGCGGCACCGACGCGGCGTCGCCGGGGCTGGCCTCCAGGTTCGACTGCTGCTTCCTTTgggtcgacgtcgcgccgccgctgctgcacGAGTTCGTCGCGGAGCGCGTCGACCAGATGGTCGAGCGGGGGATGATAGCTGAG gTGCGAGCGCTATTTGATACCAATCCAAAGGCGGATTACACAAAGGGGGTGCGGAGGGCGATAGGGGTGCCGGAAATGGACGGGTACCTGCGGTCGGAGCGATCGACGTCGGACGAGAAAGAGCGCTCGAGGCTGCTGGCAGCGGCGATCGACGAGATCAAGGCGAACACGTGCAAGCTGACGTGCTGCCAGCTGGAGAAGATCCGCCGGCTGTGCTCGCGGTGGGACGTGCGCAGAGTCGACGCGACGGAGGCGTTCCGGAGGCGGGGCCGGGACGCCGACGCCGCCTGGGAGGCCGCGGTGGTGGATCCGAGCGCGCGAATTGTTAAAAGGTTTCTCTATGGAGGAGGAGAAAGCGGTGacgacgtcggcgacgacgaGTTTGATGTCAACGTCGCGAATGTCGCGAATGCGGGGAATAGGACTATTGTTTTTACGGCGGCAactgtggcggcggcggcggcggagaagggatttggcggcggcggcggcggcggcgcgaagATAACGACTTCGACTCTCGCAGCGGTGGGGGCCACAGTGTGA
- the LOC109727916 gene encoding adenylate isopentenyltransferase 5, chloroplastic-like isoform X1: MLMAHFNNLQIIPATDRRRIIRPVWPEPIAMCGPSFPMSRKNKAVVVVMGATGTGKSRLAVDLALRFGGEVVNSDKMQVYDGLDVVTNKVTDAERRGVPHHLIGGVPPDADYAAAEFCRDAAAVAEAIARCGRLPIVAGGSNSYIEKLIDGGGTDAASPGLASRFDCCFLWVDVAPPLLHEFVAERVDQMVERGMIAEVRALFDTNPKADYTKGVRRAIGVPEMDGYLRSERSTSDEKERSRLLAAAIDEIKANTCKLTCCQLEKIRRLCSRWDVRRVDATEAFRRRGRDADAAWEAAVVDPSARIVKRFLYGGGESGDDVGDDEFDVNVANVANAGNRTIVFTAATVAAAAAEKGFGGGGGGGAKITTSTLAAVGATV, from the exons atgtTAATGGCACACTTCAACAACCTGCAGATTATTCCGGCAACCGATCGCCGGCGAATAATTCGACCGGTTTGGCCGGAGCCGATCGCGATGTGCGGACCGTCGTTTCCGATGAGCCGGAAAAATaaggcggtggtggtggtgatggggGCGACGGGGACGGGGAAGTCGCGGCTGGCGGTGGACCTGGCGCTGCGGTTCGGCGGCGAGGTCGTGAACTCCGACAAGATGCAGGTGTACGATGGCCTCGACGTTGTCACCAACAAGGTCACTGATGCCGAGCGGCGCGGCGTGCCGCACCACCTCATCGGCGGTGTGCCGCCCGATGCCGACTATGCGGCCGCTGAGTTCTGCCGTGACGCGGCCGCCGTGGCCGAAGCGATCGCGCGGTGTGGGCGGCTCCCGATCGTCGCGGGTGGCTCGAATTCCTACATCGAGAAGCTGATCGACGGCGGCGGCACCGACGCGGCGTCGCCGGGGCTGGCCTCCAGGTTCGACTGCTGCTTCCTTTgggtcgacgtcgcgccgccgctgctgcacGAGTTCGTCGCGGAGCGCGTCGACCAGATGGTCGAGCGGGGGATGATAGCTGAG gTGCGAGCGCTATTTGATACCAATCCAAAGGCGGATTACACAAAGGGGGTGCGGAGGGCGATAGGGGTGCCGGAAATGGACGGGTACCTGCGGTCGGAGCGATCGACGTCGGACGAGAAAGAGCGCTCGAGGCTGCTGGCAGCGGCGATCGACGAGATCAAGGCGAACACGTGCAAGCTGACGTGCTGCCAGCTGGAGAAGATCCGCCGGCTGTGCTCGCGGTGGGACGTGCGCAGAGTCGACGCGACGGAGGCGTTCCGGAGGCGGGGCCGGGACGCCGACGCCGCCTGGGAGGCCGCGGTGGTGGATCCGAGCGCGCGAATTGTTAAAAGGTTTCTCTATGGAGGAGGAGAAAGCGGTGacgacgtcggcgacgacgaGTTTGATGTCAACGTCGCGAATGTCGCGAATGCGGGGAATAGGACTATTGTTTTTACGGCGGCAactgtggcggcggcggcggcggagaagggatttggcggcggcggcggcggcggcgcgaagATAACGACTTCGACTCTCGCAGCGGTGGGGGCCACAGTGTGA